A genomic segment from Candidatus Viadribacter manganicus encodes:
- the secG gene encoding preprotein translocase subunit SecG, translating to MELVVLSIHLLVCICLIGLVLLQRSEGGALGMGGGGGGALMSGRGAADALAKMTSVAGGFFIVTSLGLTLIAGAANTSGRSVMDLLPTQTAPATTAPATTTEEPATAPAETPDPTEGRGPSVNEFALGPANAEASTPRTSAPAPSTASTRAGPIENRPTQTAAVTPRQTTPVNTSGAAQRTTSPTTQRTAPATTQGNTQVAAQRTPPATTSNNSVSGIDLTTDSQLGTESGDSDNGVAAVRRERAGPDQ from the coding sequence ATGGAATTGGTCGTTCTCAGCATCCACTTGCTCGTTTGCATCTGCCTTATTGGCCTGGTGCTGTTGCAGCGTTCCGAAGGCGGCGCGCTGGGCATGGGCGGTGGCGGCGGCGGCGCACTGATGAGCGGCCGCGGCGCAGCTGATGCGCTCGCCAAGATGACCTCCGTAGCGGGTGGCTTCTTCATCGTGACGTCGCTTGGTCTCACTTTGATCGCAGGCGCTGCGAACACCAGCGGACGCTCAGTTATGGACTTGCTGCCGACCCAGACAGCGCCAGCAACAACCGCGCCCGCTACCACGACCGAAGAACCAGCGACCGCCCCCGCTGAGACGCCAGATCCGACTGAAGGTCGCGGTCCGTCGGTGAACGAATTTGCGCTTGGGCCGGCCAACGCCGAAGCCAGCACGCCGCGCACGTCAGCGCCGGCCCCATCCACCGCCAGCACGCGAGCGGGCCCGATCGAGAACCGTCCAACCCAGACTGCCGCCGTAACGCCGCGTCAAACGACCCCGGTCAACACCTCGGGCGCGGCGCAACGCACGACTTCGCCAACGACGCAACGTACCGCCCCCGCAACTACCCAGGGCAACACTCAGGTCGCGGCCCAGCGTACGCCGCCAGCGACGACGTCGAACAACTCAGTTTCTGGCATCGATCTCACAACTGATAGCCAGCTCGGTACCGAATCGGGAGACTCTGATAACGGAGTGGCTGCCGTCCGGCGCGAGCGCGCTGGCCCCGATCAATAA
- the tpiA gene encoding triose-phosphate isomerase translates to MGARKPLIAGNWKMFGRAADLAEIGVLAETIGAAAGRIDILICPPAAYVQSSAWQNRSGPILIGAQDCSPNGADAARTGEVSAAMLADAGAKYVIVGHSERRQIHKETDDLVRQKAEAALSAGLIPIVCVGETQDERTAGKVADVVGRQVRSSVPSQSGAFVVAYEPVWAIGGNSTPTLAEIAEVHALIRETLAGQFGGQANDTRILYGGSVNPKNAGEIFTVAGVDGALVGRASLKAADFSAIILGHPAAV, encoded by the coding sequence ATGGGCGCGCGTAAGCCGTTGATCGCGGGAAATTGGAAGATGTTCGGCCGCGCCGCTGATTTGGCCGAAATAGGGGTATTGGCCGAAACAATCGGCGCTGCCGCAGGGCGGATCGACATCCTCATTTGCCCCCCAGCCGCCTACGTTCAGTCTTCCGCCTGGCAAAATCGGTCGGGCCCCATTCTCATTGGCGCACAGGACTGTAGCCCGAATGGCGCCGATGCTGCCCGTACCGGAGAGGTCAGCGCAGCAATGTTGGCGGATGCGGGCGCCAAATACGTCATCGTCGGCCATTCTGAGCGCCGACAAATTCACAAAGAAACTGACGATCTTGTGAGGCAGAAGGCTGAAGCGGCGCTATCGGCTGGGCTCATTCCGATTGTCTGTGTCGGCGAAACCCAAGACGAGCGGACGGCAGGAAAGGTGGCCGACGTGGTCGGCCGGCAGGTACGTAGTAGCGTTCCTTCCCAAAGCGGGGCCTTTGTGGTGGCGTATGAACCTGTTTGGGCGATCGGGGGAAATTCGACCCCGACGCTAGCTGAAATCGCCGAGGTCCATGCCCTCATTCGCGAAACGCTCGCTGGTCAATTCGGTGGGCAAGCGAACGACACCCGCATTTTGTATGGTGGCTCGGTCAATCCAAAGAACGCAGGCGAGATATTCACCGTAGCGGGCGTGGACGGCGCCCTTGTTGGGCGTGCGAGCCTGAAAGCCGCTGACTTTTCGGCCATAATTCTTGGTCATCCGGCTGCGGTGTAA